A section of the Papio anubis isolate 15944 chromosome 2, Panubis1.0, whole genome shotgun sequence genome encodes:
- the POMGNT2 gene encoding protein O-linked-mannose beta-1,4-N-acetylglucosaminyltransferase 2, with the protein MHLSAVFNALLVSVLAAVLWKHVRLREHAATLEEELALGRQATEPAPALRIDYPKALQILMEGGTHMVCTGRTHTDRICRFKWLCYSNEAEEFIFFHGNTSVMLPNLGSRRFQPALLDLSTVEDHNTQYFNFVELPAAALRFMPKPVFVPDVALIANRFNPDNLMHVFHDDLLPLFYTLRQFPGLAHEARLFFMEGWGEGAHFDLYKLLSPKQPLLRAQLKTLGRLLCFSHAFVGLSKITTWYQYGFVQPQGPKANILVSGNEIRQFARFMTEKLNVSHTGAPLGEEYILVFSRTQNRLILNEAELLLALAQEFQMKTVTVSLEDHAFADVVRLVSNASMLVSMHGAQLVTTLFLPRGATVVELFPYAVNPDHYTPYKTLAMLPGMDLQYVAWRNMMPENTVTHPERPWDQGGITHLDRAEQARILQSREVPRHLCCRNPEWLFRIYQDTKVDIPSLIQTIRRVVKGRPGPRKQKWTVGLYPGKVREARCQASVHGASEARLTVSWQIPWNLKYLKVREVKYEVWLQEQGENTYVPYILALQNHTFTENIKPFTTYLVWVRCIFNKILLGPFADVLVCST; encoded by the coding sequence ATGCACCTCTCTGCGGTGTTCAACGCCCTCCTGGTGTCGGTGCTGGCGGCGGTCCTGTGGAAGCATGTGCGACTGCGTGAGCATGCAGCTACGCTGGAGGAGGAGCTGGCCCTCGGCCGACAGGCCACAGAGCCAGCCCCAGCGCTGAGGATCGACTACCCGAAGGCACTGCAGATCCTCATGGAGGGTGGCACACACATGGTGTGCACAGGCCGCACACACACAGACCGCATCTGCCGCTTCAAGTGGCTCTGTTACTCCAACGAGGCCGAGGAGTTTATCTTCTTCCATGGCAACACCTCTGTCATGCTACCCAACCTGGGTTCCCGGCGCTTCCAGCCAGCCCTGCTCGACCTGTCCACCGTGGAGGACCACAACACCCAGTACTTCAACTTCGTGGAGCTGCCTGCTGCTGCCCTGCGCTTCATGCCCAAGCCGGTGTTTGTGCCAGATGTGGCCCTTATCGCCAACCGCTTCAACCCCGACAACCTCATGCATGTCTTTCACGACGACCTGCTGCCACTCTTCTACACCCTGCGGCAGTTTCCCGGCCTGGCCCACGAGGCACGGCTCTTCTTCATGGAGGGCTGGGGCGAGGGTGCACACTTCGACCTCTACAAGCTGCTCAGCCCCAAGCAGCCTCTCCTGCGGGCACAGCTGAAGACGCTGGGCCGGCTGCTGTGCTTCTCCCATGCTTTTGTGGGCCTCTCCAAGATCACTACCTGGTACCAGTATGGCTTTGTCCAGCCCCAGGGCCCGAAAGCCAACATCCTGGTCTCAGGCAATGAGATCCGGCAGTTTGCACGGTTCATGACAGAAAAGCTGAACGTAAGCCACACAGGAGCCCCTCTAGGCGAGGAGTACATTCTGGTCTTTAGCCGAACCCAGAACAGACTCATCCTGAATGAGGCAGAGCTGCTGCTGGCACtggcccaggagttccagatgaaGACAGTGACAGTGTCCCTGGAGGACCACGCCTTCGCTGATGTCGTGCGACTGGTCAGCAACGCCTCCATGCTGGTCAGCATGCATGGGGCCCAGCTGGTCACCACCCTCTTCCTGCCCCGTGGGGCAACTGTGGTAGAGCTCTTCCCATATGCTGTCAATCCCGACCACTACACTCCCTATAAGACGCTGGCCATGCTGCCTGGCATGGACCTCCAGTATGTAGCCTGGAGGAACATGATGCCGGAGAACACAGTCACACACCCTGAGCGGCCCTGGGACCAGGGGGGCATCACCCATCTGGACCGGGCTGAGCAAGCCCGTATCCTGCAAAGCCGTGAGGTCCCACGGCATCTCTGTTGCCGGAACCCCGAGTGGCTCTTCCGAATCTACCAGGACACCAAGGTGGACATCCCATCCCTCATTCAAACCATACGGCGCGTGGTGAAGGGCCGGCCAGGACCACGGAAGCAGAAGTGGACAGTCGGCCTATATCCAGGCAAGGTGCGGGAGGCACGGTGCCAGGCGTCAGTGCATGGCGCCTCCGAGGCCCGCCTCACTGTCTCCTGGCAGATCCCATGGAACCTTAAGTACCTGAAGGTGAGGGAGGTGAAGTATGAGGTGTGGCTGCAGGAGCAGGGGGAGAACACCTATGTGCCTTACATCCTGGCCCTGCAGAACCACACCTTCACTGAGAACATCAAGCCATTCACCACCTACCTGGTGTGGGTCCGCTGCATCTTCAACAAGATCCTCCTGGGACCCTTTGCAGATGTGCTGGTGTGCAGCACGTAG